The following is a genomic window from Paludisphaera rhizosphaerae.
GGACCGCGGCGGACCGCAGATCCGCTTCCAGGGCCTGCTCTGGCCGGTCACGGACGCCTACTTCGAGACCGAGTCGTATCACGACTACGCCGAAGGCCGGTTCCTCACCCGCAACATGATGAAGTGGTTCTGGGACAACTACACCACTAGCCCCGCCGAACGGGGCGAGATCTACGCCTCGCCGTTGCGAGCCTCCACCGAACAGCTCCGCGGCCTGCCGCCGGCCCTCGTCCTGACCGCCGGCAACGACGTGCTCCGCGACGAGGGCGAGGAATACGCCAGGAAGCTCGACGTCGCCGGCGTCGACGTGATCGCCGTGCGATACAGCGGCCTGATCCACGACTGGGGATTGCTCAACCCGATCAGCCAGGTCCCCGCGACGCGAGCCTCCCTCATCCAGGTCGCCGAGGAACTCAAGCGACGACTCCGCTAAGGAGATTATACAACTTCACATGCTAACGTTTTGGCCCATCCCACCCCCACGCCGCCCATTCGCGAAAGAGAATCATCATGTCCGCGACATCGATCTTGGGCCAGACTGAGCCCGCGACCCTGACGACGACCCAGTACGTGCTGTCTCGCCTGCGACGGCTCGGCGTGAGAGACGTCTTCGGCGTGCCCGGAGACTTCGCCTTTCCAATCACCGACGCGATCTGCGCGGATGAGAATCTCCGCTTCATCGGCACCTGCAACGAACTGAACGCGGCCTACGCGGCCGACGGCTACGCCCGCATCCGGGGCGTGGCGGCGATCAGCACGACGTTCGGGCCGGGCGAGCTTGGAGCGCTGCCGGGAATCGCCGGCACCTACGCGGAACACGTGCCGATCTTCCACATCGTCGGCCAGCCCAACCGGGCGACGAAACGCTCCCGCGCCATCGTCCATCACACCCTGGGCGACGGGGAGTTCGACCACTTCCACCAGATGGCGTCGCCGGCCGTCTGCGCCCACGCCGTGATCACCCCGGAGAACTGCATCGCCGAAACCGAGCGGCTGATCGCGGCCCTCCTCTACCACCGACGGCCCGTCTACATGGCCCTCCCGACCGACGTCGCGAATATCCCCGTGATCGGAGCGGCCGGACCGACCGAGGAGCCGTCCAGCGATCCGACCTCGCTGGAGCGAGCCGTGGAGGCGATCGTCGAGGCGGTGAGCCGGGCGAACTCCGCCTGCATCCTGCCGGGCGTCCTGGTCGCGCGGCTGGGGCTCCGCGGGGCGCTGACGGCGGTCGTCAACGCCTCGGGCCTGCCGTTCGCGACCATGATGATGGACAAGGCCGTGCTCGACGAATCGAACCCGAACTACGTCGGGATGTACGACGGTGGCTGGTCGAACCCGGAAGTGCGCGACCTGGTCGAAGGCGCCGACCGCGTCCTGGGCGTCGGCGCGATGGCGAGCGACTTCAACACGGCGGCCTTCACGGCGAAGCTGGATCCGTCGCGGACGATCAACGTGATGCACCATCGAACGCGCGTCGGCCGCGACTGGTATGAGGACGTGGAGATGGGGGACGTCCTCGCCGCGCTCGTCGATCGGCTGCCGAGGCGCACCCCGCTCGCGAGGCCGAAGCCGACCAACCTGGGCGAGCCTCAAGGCCAGGGCGAAGACCGGATCACGGCGGAGGCTCTCTACCCGCGCTGGGAGCGCTTCCTGCGGCCGGACGACGTCGTGGTGTCCGAATCGGGGACGAACGTCCTGGGGCTGGCGGCGGCCCGGTTGCCGGAGGGGGCGACGTTCCACAATCAGACCCTGTGGGGAGCCATCGGCTGGGCGACGCCGGCCGCACTCGGGACCTCGCTGGCGGCGCCGGATCGTCGGACGGTCCTCATCACCGGCGAGGGCTCGCACCAGATGACGGCGCAGGAGGTCGGCCAGTTCCATCGGTTCGGCGCGAAGCCGATCATCTTCGTGCTCAACAACAGCGGCTACCTCATCGAGCGTCTTCTCTGCGAGGAACCGGACGTCTATTACAACGACCTCGCGCCGTGGAACTACCACCTGTTGCCCCAGGCGCTCGGCTGTGAAGGCTGGTACACCGCCCGCGCGACCACCTGCGGCGAACTCGATGCGGCCCTGGCTCGGGCCCAGGCGCATGACACGGCCGCCTACATTGAAGTCGTGACAGACAAGTACGTGGCGCCGCCGCTGGCGATGCAGATGCATGCGGCGACCCAGAGCCTCTACAAACGGTAATCCGCGAGGGCGTACCGTCCTCGCTTCGACCCAAACCTTGTTTCCGACGAAAGGACCCAGTCATGCCAGCCTCCCAGACCGTCCGCGTGAATCCCGCCCTCGCCACGCCGACCGACCTCGCGCCGGAAGGCGTCGCCGCGATCGGCGACGAGCTTCGCGGCCTGCTCGCCGACGTCTTCGCGCTCTACGTGAAGACCAAGAACTTCCACTGGCACATGAGCGGCCCGCACTTCCGCGACTACCACCTTCTGCTGGACGAGCACTCGGACCAGATCTTCGCCATGACCGACGACCTGGCCGAACGCGCCCGCAAGATCGGCGCGACGACGCTGCACTCGATCGGCGACATCGCGCGGCATCAGCGGCTGCGGGACAACAACGAAGAGTTCGTCGAGCCCCGCGACATGCTGGCCGAACTGTCCACCGACAACCAGCAGCTCACGCGTTCCCTCCGCGCCGCCCACGCCGTCTGCGACGAGCACAACGACGTGGCCACGGCCAGCCTCATCGAGAACTGGATCGACGAGACCGAGCGAAGGACCTGGTTCCTCTCGGAGATCGTCGGCCGGCGTTGAAGCATCGAGCCAGACGCCCCCTGCCCCGAGTTTGGCCGCGCGTTAGGATGTCGAGTCATAGGCCGGCATGCAGGTCGGGACCAAACTCCTGGGTCGTTACGCGAGGAGGCTGGACGTGGCCGAAGGAACGAAGCTGCGACCGTTCTCGGTCGCGTCCGACGGGGTCGATCCGAGCCGTGTCCCGCACCGGACCCTCTCCAGCGGGGCGACGATCCCGGTCATCGGGCTGGGGACCTTCGGTTCCGACCGGTTCTCGGGCGAGCAGGTCGCCGCCGCCGTGCTGGAGGCGGCGGAGGTCGGCTATCGCCACTTCGACTGCGCCTCGGTGTACGGCAATGAGCACCTCATCGGCGGGGCCTTCCGCGCGATCCTCGACGGCGGGGTCGCCCGTAGGGACCTGTGGATCACTTCAAAACTGTGGAACGACAAGCACGGCGAGGACGACGTCGAGCCTTCGTGTCGCCAGTCGCTGCAGGATCTGGGGCTCGACGATCTGGACCTCTACCTCGTCCACTGGCCGTTCCCCAATTACCATCCCCCCGGCTGCGACGTCACCGCCCGCAGCAACGACGCCAAACCATACATCCACGAAGCCTTCATGAAGACCTGGCGGCGCATGGAGGCCCTCGTCGACGCCGGTCTGGTCCGGCACATCGGCACGTCGAACATGACGATCCCGAAGCTGGAACTCCTGCTCCGCGACGCCCGAATCAAGCCGGCCTGCAACGAGATGGAACTGCACCCGCACTTCCAGCAACCGGAGCTTTTCCAGTTCGTCGTCGACGCCGGGATCGTCCCGATCGGCTACTCCCCGATCGGCTCGCCCAACCGCCCGGAGCGCGACCGGACCGAGGACGACACGGTCGACGTCGAGGATCGGGTGATCGTCCGGATCGCCGAACGGCTGGGAGTCCATCCCGGAACCGTCTGCCTACTCTGGGCCGTCCGACGCGGGCAAATCCCCATCCCGTTCTCGGTCAAACGCCCCCAGTTTCTGTCCGCCCTCAAGGTCGTCTGCGAGGACTCGCTGACCGATCAGGACATGCGAGACATTGCAGGAATCGACCGCGGCTGCCGGCTCATCAAGGGCCAGGTCTTCCTCTGGAAAGAGGGCCAGAGTTGGGAGGATCTCTGGGACCCGAACGGAGTGATCACGCCGCCGTGAGGATGACTGCGCCGAACTCGGATCGATCCGGGTGGGCCCTCTCTATTGCGTACCCGAGCGCCGCAGGATCGTCAACGACGGCCCCCGGTGGACGACGACGAAGCCCTGGTTCACGAACCGGTCGACCCCGCCGTACTCGGGGGTCTTCCAGAAGACCCAGCGGAACTCCGGGCGCAGGTTCGGATATCCCTTCGGCTCGTTGACGTTCATCACGTGGCTATACAGGCTCTTGCGCGAGGAGAGCGGGGCCGTGAACTCATAAGAGGCGAGCACGGCGTCGTCCGGGGCGACCTGACTGACCCAGGCCCAGTAAGGCTTGACGTCGGCCGCCGCGACGGGCGGCGGGATCGCCGACATCCGCGAGACGGTCGACCACGTCCCGGCCGCCGAGAACACCGCCGACGCCAGCCAGAGGACGACCATCGCCGCCGCCCCCCCGCGCACGCCACGCAGCCAGGCCGCCATTCGCGAGAAGCCGACCACCCCGGCCGCGATCGTCGTCGCCACGGCG
Proteins encoded in this region:
- a CDS encoding alpha-keto acid decarboxylase family protein, translated to MSATSILGQTEPATLTTTQYVLSRLRRLGVRDVFGVPGDFAFPITDAICADENLRFIGTCNELNAAYAADGYARIRGVAAISTTFGPGELGALPGIAGTYAEHVPIFHIVGQPNRATKRSRAIVHHTLGDGEFDHFHQMASPAVCAHAVITPENCIAETERLIAALLYHRRPVYMALPTDVANIPVIGAAGPTEEPSSDPTSLERAVEAIVEAVSRANSACILPGVLVARLGLRGALTAVVNASGLPFATMMMDKAVLDESNPNYVGMYDGGWSNPEVRDLVEGADRVLGVGAMASDFNTAAFTAKLDPSRTINVMHHRTRVGRDWYEDVEMGDVLAALVDRLPRRTPLARPKPTNLGEPQGQGEDRITAEALYPRWERFLRPDDVVVSESGTNVLGLAAARLPEGATFHNQTLWGAIGWATPAALGTSLAAPDRRTVLITGEGSHQMTAQEVGQFHRFGAKPIIFVLNNSGYLIERLLCEEPDVYYNDLAPWNYHLLPQALGCEGWYTARATTCGELDAALARAQAHDTAAYIEVVTDKYVAPPLAMQMHAATQSLYKR
- a CDS encoding Dps family protein → MPASQTVRVNPALATPTDLAPEGVAAIGDELRGLLADVFALYVKTKNFHWHMSGPHFRDYHLLLDEHSDQIFAMTDDLAERARKIGATTLHSIGDIARHQRLRDNNEEFVEPRDMLAELSTDNQQLTRSLRAAHAVCDEHNDVATASLIENWIDETERRTWFLSEIVGRR
- a CDS encoding aldo/keto reductase, whose product is MAEGTKLRPFSVASDGVDPSRVPHRTLSSGATIPVIGLGTFGSDRFSGEQVAAAVLEAAEVGYRHFDCASVYGNEHLIGGAFRAILDGGVARRDLWITSKLWNDKHGEDDVEPSCRQSLQDLGLDDLDLYLVHWPFPNYHPPGCDVTARSNDAKPYIHEAFMKTWRRMEALVDAGLVRHIGTSNMTIPKLELLLRDARIKPACNEMELHPHFQQPELFQFVVDAGIVPIGYSPIGSPNRPERDRTEDDTVDVEDRVIVRIAERLGVHPGTVCLLWAVRRGQIPIPFSVKRPQFLSALKVVCEDSLTDQDMRDIAGIDRGCRLIKGQVFLWKEGQSWEDLWDPNGVITPP